The Candidatus Epulonipiscium sp. DNA window CTATTTTCTTGGCAGCTGCGACAGCAGCAAATAAGGAAAGAATTAAACTGGCAAAAATGACTGTTGAAGAAACGGGCATGGGGGTAGTAGAAGATAAAGTTATTAAAAATCACTATGCAGCAGAATATATTTATAATGCATACAAAAATACAAAGACATGTGGCATAATTGAGGAAGATAAGGAGTTTGGTATTAAAAAGATTGCAGAGCCGATTGGTGTTGTTGCAGCTGTTATTCCAACAACCAATCCAACTTCAACAGCAATATTTAAAACCCTTTTGGCATTAAAGACTAGGAATGGTATTATTATTAGCCCTCATCCTAGGGCAAAAGACAGTACCATAGCTGCTGCAAAAGTTGTACTTGAAGCTGCAGTCAAATCTGGTGCCCCAGAAGGAATTATTGATTGGATTGATGTGCCATCATTAGAAATGACTAATTTTGTTATGAAAGAATCTGATATTATCCTTGCTACCGGTGGCCCTGGTATGGTAAAGGCTGCGTATTCAAGCGGTAAACCGGCTATTGGAGTTGGAGCTGGTAATACTCCAGCGATTATAGATGATTCAGCAGATATCCTCCTTGCAGTCAATTCAATAATTCATTCAAAAACATTTGATAATGGTATGATTTGTGCTTCTGAACAATCAGTTATTGTTTTAGATAGCGTATACAATAAAGTTAAGAAAGAATTTTTCACTAGGGGTTGTTATTTTCTTAACGATGTCGAAACAGAAAAGGTTAGAAAAACTATCATTATTAATGGGGCTCTAAATGCTAAAATTGTCGGACAATCAGCATATACCATTGCAAAATTGGCAGGGGTAGATGTTCCTGAAAATACTAAAATCCTAATTGGGGAAGTAGAAAGTGTTGAACTAAGTGAAGAATTTGCCCATGAAAAGCTTTCTCCTGTTCTAGCTATGTATAGAGCAAAAGACTTTTCTGATGCCCTTAATAAGGCGGAGCAACTTATTGCAGATGGGGGTTATGGACATACATCTTCCCTGTATGTTGATGTAGTTAATAAAAAAGATAAAATAGACGAATTTGCATCTCGAATGAAAACTTGTCGTATTCTTATCAATACACCTTCTTCTCAGGGGGGGATAGGAGACCTTTATAACTTTAAGCTAGCACCATCCTTGACTCTAGGATGCGGTTCTTGGGGTGGAAACTCTGTTTCTGAGAACGTTGGAGTAAAACATTTGGTAAATATCAAAACTATTGCTGAAAGGAGGGAAAACATGCTTTGGTTTAGAACACCCGAAAAAGTGTATATAAAGAAAGGATGTCTTCCTGTAGCTCTTGATGAATTAAAAAACGTAATGAATAAGGAAAAAGTATTCATCGTTACAGACAATTTTCTTTACAACAATGGATATACAAAGTCCATAACAAATAAGTTGGACGAAATGGGCATTAAGCATACTACATTTTATGATGTTGCTCCTGACCCATCCCTTGCTTGTGCTCAAGAGGGGGCTAAGCAGATGAGAGCGTTTGAACCCGATTGTATTATTGCTGTTGGGGGAGGCTCTGCAATGGATGCTGCTAAAATTATGTGGGTAATGTACGAACATCCAGAAGTTGACTTTATGGATATGGCGATGCGATTTGTTGATATCCGTAAAAGGGTATACACATTCCCTAAGATGGGTGAAAAAGCATATTTTATTGCGGTGCCAACAACAGCTGGAACAGGTTCTGAAGTAACTCCATTTGCTGTAATAACAGATGAAAAAACGGGTGTAAAATACCCACTGGCAGATTACGAGCTTATGCCAAACATGGCCATAGTAGATGCAGATATGATGATGAATGCACCAAAAGGATTAACAGCGGCATCAGGGATAGATGCAGTAACCCATGCTCTTGAAGCATTAGCTTCCATGCTTGCTACGGATTATACAGATAGTTTAGCCTTAAGGTCTCTTAAAATGGTATTTGAGTATTTACCAAAGGCTTATGAGAACGGTCCTAATGACCCAATTGCAAGGGAAAAAATGGCTGATGCGGCAACTATGGCGGGTATGGCATTTGCCAATGCATTCCTTGGGGTTTGCCACTCTATGGCCCATAAATTAGGGGCTTTCCATGACTTACCCCATGGTATTGCCAATGGGCTTATGATTGAGGAAGTTTTACGTTTTAACGCAGAAGAAGCACCCGTTAAGATGGGTACATTTCCACAATATGATCATCCATGCATGCTAGAAAAATATGCAGAAATTACAGACTACCTTAAACTTGGTGGAAAGACTAATGAAGAAAAGTTAGAAAACTTAATAAAGGCTATCAACAACCTTAAAGAAAAAGTAGGTATCAAAAAGACAATCAAGGATTATGGAGTTGACGAAAAAGATTTTCTAGATCGCCTAGAAGATATGACTGAGCAAGCATTTGATGACCAATGTACAGGAGCAAATCCAAGATATCCATTAATGAGCGAAATTAAGCAAATGTATTTAAACGCTTACTATGGTAAATAAGGGGGAAGAAAAATGAATCTTGATAGAATTATAGCTGTTAGAACATCCAAGACCATTTATCGTGATAATGATAAAGCAATAAAGGTCTTTGATAAAGACTTTTCAAAATCAGACATTCTTAATGAGGCTTTGAATCAAGCAAGAATAGAGGAAACTGGCTTAAACATCCCTAGAATTATAGAAGTTACTACTATTGATGGCAAATGGGCAATTGTATCTGACTATATTCAGGGTAAAACTCTTGAACAGATTATGAAAGAAGATCCCGATAAGCTTGAAACATATTTAGAAATGTTCGTAGATTTACAAATAAAGGTGCATTCTAAAAAATCTATCCTACTAAACAAATTAAAGGACAAAATGTCCCGCAAAATTTCTCAAGCAGATTTAGATGCCACAACTCGTTATGATTTGCAAACCAGGCTTGAAGGCATGCCACAGCATCATAAGGTATGCCATGGGGATTTTAATCCAAGTAATATTATTATTAAGGAAGATGGAACCCCATTTATCCTTGACTGGTCCCATGCAACCCAGGGTAATGCCTCTGCAGACGTTGCGAGAACTTATTTATTGTTTTGGCTTGAAGGGGAAATTAAAACCGCAGAAAAATATATAGATTTATTCTGTAAAAAAACAAATACCGCTAAAAAATATGTACAGCAATGGCTGCCGATTGTTGCTGCTTCACAATTGGTCAAAGGTAAAGCAGAAGAACGGGAGTTTTTAAAACAATGGGCCAATGTAGTTGAGTATGAATAAGACAGGGGGTATAAAAATGACTATTACAATATGTATAGGGAGCTCTTGTCACTTAAAGGGCTCCAGGCAAGTAGTGGAAGAATTACAATACCTGATTTCACAAAACGATTTAAAGGATAAGATTGATTTAAAAGGAACCTTTTGTATGAATAATTGTCAAAATGGTGTATGTGTGACAGTTGATGATACCCCTTATTCGTTAACACCAGAAAATACAAATGAATTTTTTGAAAATGAGGTATTAAAAAGAATTTAACTGTGTGTTAAAAGGAGTGTCAAGTTAATGACGGAATTTTTAAAGCTCAAAAAATCAAATTGCAAAAACTGTTATAAATGTATCCGTCACTGTCCTGTTAAGTCTATTCGTTTTTCAGGCAACCAAGCCCATGTAGTTAGCGATGAGTGTATATTATGTGGTCAATGTTTTGTAATTTGCCCACAAAATGCAAAAGAAATAGCCGATGGAACCGAAAAAGCTAAGGTACTCCTTGCAGGGAATGAAAAGGTTATTGCAAGTATTGCCCCTTCATTCGTTGCAAACTACGATGGGATTGGGATTTCCTCCATGAAAACAGCATTAAAGAAACTAGGTTTTTATACAGCAGAGGAGACAGCTATCGGAGCTACAATCGTGAAAAAAGAATATGAAGAAATAATTAAAGATGGGAAAAGTGATATTATTATATCTTCCTGTTGTCATTCTGTTAATTTACTAATTCAAAAGCACTATCCTGAGGCTTTGAAATATTTAGCAAATGTAATGTCACCGATGGAGGCGCATGCACTAGATATTAAGAAGCGTTATCCGGATGCTAAAGTTATCTTTATTGGGCCTTGCCTTTCTAAGAAAGATGAAGCTGAAAAATCCCCAGAGCTTGTTGATTGTGTACTTACCTTTGAAGAATTGACTAGGTGGTTTAATGAACAAAAGATTGCATTAACCCCAGAAAAAGATTCCCTAGAAAATAGTAGGGCAAGGTTTTTTCCGATAACAGGGGGAATCTTAAAGACAATGGATTGTGATAGCGACAAGTATGACTATATTGCCATAGATGGCATAGAAAATTGTATTCATGTTCTTGAAGACATTATAAGGGGAAATGCCTCCCATTGTTTTATAGAGATGTCTGCCTGTGTAGGAAGTTGTATCAATGGTCCAATTATGGAAAAGTTTCATCACTCACCAATCCATGATTATCAACAAGTGTCATCCTATGCAGGTGAAAAAGACTTTATAGTAAATTCTTTAAATAGAGAAGAAATCAAAAAGTATCACATCTATAAAGGTATTAATAAAAAAATTCCAAATGAAAATGAAATTAAATCCATACTAAAGCAGATGGGAAAAACGAATTTGGAGCATGAGTTAAATTGTGGTACCTGTGGCTATGATACCTGTCGTGAAAAGGCAATTGCCGTATATCAGGGTAAAGCAAATCTTTCTATGTGCTTGCCATTTTTGAAAGAAAAGGCAGAAAGTTTTTCCGATAATATTATTAGTAATACAACAAACGGTATTATCGTTTTAAATGAAGATTTAGAGGTACAACAAATCAATAATGCAGCTTGTAGATTAATGAGAATTGCAAATGAAGCAGATGTAATGGGAGAACAAGTTATACGTATCTTAGATCCTAAAATATTTATTGATGTTATGGAAACTGGGGAAAATATCTGTAATCGTAGGACATATTTGGCAGAGTATAAAAGATATGTAGAACAAAATGTTTTTTATGATAAGGAATACCATATTGTAATATGTATAATGCGAGATGTAACTGAGGAAGAAAAACAGAAAGAAAAGAAAGAATATATAAGTAGAAATACTGTTGATATTGCGGATAAAGTGGTTGATAAACAAATGCGTATTGTTCAGGAGATTGCATCGCTATTAGGAGAGACGGCGGCAGAGACGAAGATTGCTTTAACAAAGTTAAAGGAGTCGATTTTAGATGAATAGACTTTGTGCTGATATTGGTTATCAAAGCCTGAATAAAAGTGGAGAACAGCTTTGTGGCGACCGAGTAGATATTGCTCCCCAGGGAGAAAATTCTACAGTAATTGTACTAGCTGACGGCCTAGGCAGCGGTGTTAAAGCAAGTATTTTGTCAACCTTAACTTCCAAAATTATTTCTACTATGATATCAAATGGAATGGATATTGAAGATTGTGTTTTAACTATAGCTGCAACCCTACCGGTTTGTTCCGTAAGGGAAGTTGCCTATTCCACTTTCACTATAATACATATTATAGATAATAAGGAAGCTGAGATTATACAATATGATAATCCAAATGTGATTCTGCTGCGGGACGGTGAAAATCTTGAGCTTCCTGTTACTATTATGGAAGTGGGGGGCAAAATAATTTATCGCTCTAGGATAATGCTCCAAAAAAATGATCTTTTTATTTCTATGAGTGATGGGGTAATCCATGCAGGAATTGGAAAATCCCTAAATTTCGGATGGCAGCGAAAAGATGTTATTAGCTTTATGGAAACATTGTATGATGTCGGATTTAGTGCTAAGACCTTGACCACTATTTTAATCAATGAATGCAACAATCTTTACGGAGGAGAACCAGGGGATGATGCAACGGTTTGTACCATTCGTATACGTAAAAGAGAACCTATGAATTTAGTTATAGGTCCCCCTGTTAACCGTAATGATTGTTCTAAGATGATGTCTTTGTTTTTTGCAAAGGAAGGTAAACATATCGTATGTGGAGGAACAACATCGACGATTGCAGCCGATTTTTTAGAAAAATCCTTGATACCGAATTTGGATTTTTATGATCCAGAAATTCCCCCAACGGCTGAAATAGAGGGAGTGGACTTGGTTACGGAGGGTGTTATAACTATCAACAAAGTTTTGAGCTATGCACAAGATTATTTAGAAGACAACAGTTCATATACCCAGTGGTGCTATAAACAGGACGGAGCCTCTAAGATTGCAAGATTGCTTTTTGAAGAAGCCACAGATATAAACTTCTATGTTGGAAAAGCTGTTAACCCTGCCCATCAAAATCCGAATTTGCCTATAAATTTTAACATCAAAATGCGCCTTATTGATGAACTATCCGAATGTCTTAAAAAAATGGGAAAGCGCATTAAGGTGAGTTATTTTTAAGGGGGAATAGCAATGAAAAAATTTGATACAAATGTTCAGTATCTAAAGTATAAAGTACTAAAGGAAGTAGCGCGTCAAGCTTGGAATGACAGATTGCTAGAAACTATTACAGATATACCTAAAGTTATTATTCCTGGAAAAGACCCTTCTATGCGGTGTTGTATTTATAAAGAAAGAGCCATCGTCTCTGAACGGGTCAAGCTAGCCATGGGGGGTAATAAAAGTAATACCAATGTAATTGAAGTGATAGAGGCTGCCTGTGATGAATGTCCCATCGGAGGTTATGAGGTGACTAATGCCTGTCGGGGATGTATTGCTCAGCGCTGTGAGGATGTTTGCAAACGGGGGGCCATTCAATTTGATCATAATCAAAAGGCCCATATCGATAAATCAAAATGCGTTGAATGTGGACTATGTGCAAAGGTATGCCCATATAGTGCCATTACCAATCATGCCCGACCTTGTGAAAATTCGTGTAAAGTAAAGGCTATTTCTATGGATGAAAACAAGGTTGCTTCCATAGATAACGATAAATGTATTTCATGTGGTGCCTGTGTCTATCAATGCCCTTTTGGAGCTATTATGGATAAATCATATATATTAAATGTTATTGATTTGATAAAAAAGAGTAAGTCTAATGAAGAATATAAGGTATATGCAATTGTGGCACCTTCAATATCAAGTCAGTTTACCTATGCAAAATTAGGGCAGGTAATAAGTGGTATCAAAGAGTTAGGGTTTTACCATGTTGTAGAGGCGGCATTAGGGGCAGATATGGTTGCTTTTTCCGAATCAAAAGAATTAGTTGAAAAGGGATTTTTAACAAGTTCATGTTGCCCGGGATTTGTTAAATATATAAACAAACATTTCCCAGAGCTATCAGAACATATATCTCATAATCTTTCTCCTGCAGCAGTAATATCTCAATATATTAAGGGGAATATGAATAATGCAAAGATAGTATTTATCGGTCCTTGTACTGCTAAAAAAATGGAGTTTCAACAAAAAGAAGTGAAAGAATATATAGATAGCGTTATTACATTTGAAGAATTACAGGCATTGTTCGATAGCCGAGATTTGGATATTACCACCCTTGATGAGGATGTATTGGATAATGCATCTTATTATGGAAGGATTTTAGCAAGGAGTGGAGGACTCTCTGATGCTGTTAGACAGGGATTGAAAGAACAAGAAATAATTGATTTTGATTTTAATCCCATGGTTTGTGATGGTATCGAAGAATGCCGTAAGGCATTGCTTAAAGTATCTAAGGGAATTCCGGTTGGTAATTTCATAGAAGGAATGGCATGTATAGGGGGATGTATTGGTGGCGCCGGTTGCCTTACCCACGAAAAAAAAGATAAGGCTGAGGTTGATAAATATGGTATGGAAGCCTATGAGAAGACTATAAAAGATGCAATTAGTCTTTTAGTACTTTAGTAAATTCATTATTTGGAAATAAAGACTAAAAGAGCTTGC harbors:
- a CDS encoding 4Fe-4S dicluster domain-containing protein is translated as MTEFLKLKKSNCKNCYKCIRHCPVKSIRFSGNQAHVVSDECILCGQCFVICPQNAKEIADGTEKAKVLLAGNEKVIASIAPSFVANYDGIGISSMKTALKKLGFYTAEETAIGATIVKKEYEEIIKDGKSDIIISSCCHSVNLLIQKHYPEALKYLANVMSPMEAHALDIKKRYPDAKVIFIGPCLSKKDEAEKSPELVDCVLTFEELTRWFNEQKIALTPEKDSLENSRARFFPITGGILKTMDCDSDKYDYIAIDGIENCIHVLEDIIRGNASHCFIEMSACVGSCINGPIMEKFHHSPIHDYQQVSSYAGEKDFIVNSLNREEIKKYHIYKGINKKIPNENEIKSILKQMGKTNLEHELNCGTCGYDTCREKAIAVYQGKANLSMCLPFLKEKAESFSDNIISNTTNGIIVLNEDLEVQQINNAACRLMRIANEADVMGEQVIRILDPKIFIDVMETGENICNRRTYLAEYKRYVEQNVFYDKEYHIVICIMRDVTEEEKQKEKKEYISRNTVDIADKVVDKQMRIVQEIASLLGETAAETKIALTKLKESILDE
- the adhE gene encoding bifunctional acetaldehyde-CoA/alcohol dehydrogenase encodes the protein MDMKKTYTVIDSVEELDKALKNVREAQSIFATYTQKQVDAIFLAAATAANKERIKLAKMTVEETGMGVVEDKVIKNHYAAEYIYNAYKNTKTCGIIEEDKEFGIKKIAEPIGVVAAVIPTTNPTSTAIFKTLLALKTRNGIIISPHPRAKDSTIAAAKVVLEAAVKSGAPEGIIDWIDVPSLEMTNFVMKESDIILATGGPGMVKAAYSSGKPAIGVGAGNTPAIIDDSADILLAVNSIIHSKTFDNGMICASEQSVIVLDSVYNKVKKEFFTRGCYFLNDVETEKVRKTIIINGALNAKIVGQSAYTIAKLAGVDVPENTKILIGEVESVELSEEFAHEKLSPVLAMYRAKDFSDALNKAEQLIADGGYGHTSSLYVDVVNKKDKIDEFASRMKTCRILINTPSSQGGIGDLYNFKLAPSLTLGCGSWGGNSVSENVGVKHLVNIKTIAERRENMLWFRTPEKVYIKKGCLPVALDELKNVMNKEKVFIVTDNFLYNNGYTKSITNKLDEMGIKHTTFYDVAPDPSLACAQEGAKQMRAFEPDCIIAVGGGSAMDAAKIMWVMYEHPEVDFMDMAMRFVDIRKRVYTFPKMGEKAYFIAVPTTAGTGSEVTPFAVITDEKTGVKYPLADYELMPNMAIVDADMMMNAPKGLTAASGIDAVTHALEALASMLATDYTDSLALRSLKMVFEYLPKAYENGPNDPIAREKMADAATMAGMAFANAFLGVCHSMAHKLGAFHDLPHGIANGLMIEEVLRFNAEEAPVKMGTFPQYDHPCMLEKYAEITDYLKLGGKTNEEKLENLIKAINNLKEKVGIKKTIKDYGVDEKDFLDRLEDMTEQAFDDQCTGANPRYPLMSEIKQMYLNAYYGK
- a CDS encoding 4Fe-4S binding protein, with product MKKFDTNVQYLKYKVLKEVARQAWNDRLLETITDIPKVIIPGKDPSMRCCIYKERAIVSERVKLAMGGNKSNTNVIEVIEAACDECPIGGYEVTNACRGCIAQRCEDVCKRGAIQFDHNQKAHIDKSKCVECGLCAKVCPYSAITNHARPCENSCKVKAISMDENKVASIDNDKCISCGACVYQCPFGAIMDKSYILNVIDLIKKSKSNEEYKVYAIVAPSISSQFTYAKLGQVISGIKELGFYHVVEAALGADMVAFSESKELVEKGFLTSSCCPGFVKYINKHFPELSEHISHNLSPAAVISQYIKGNMNNAKIVFIGPCTAKKMEFQQKEVKEYIDSVITFEELQALFDSRDLDITTLDEDVLDNASYYGRILARSGGLSDAVRQGLKEQEIIDFDFNPMVCDGIEECRKALLKVSKGIPVGNFIEGMACIGGCIGGAGCLTHEKKDKAEVDKYGMEAYEKTIKDAISLLVL
- a CDS encoding (2Fe-2S) ferredoxin domain-containing protein, which produces MTITICIGSSCHLKGSRQVVEELQYLISQNDLKDKIDLKGTFCMNNCQNGVCVTVDDTPYSLTPENTNEFFENEVLKRI
- a CDS encoding SpoIIE family protein phosphatase, which encodes MNRLCADIGYQSLNKSGEQLCGDRVDIAPQGENSTVIVLADGLGSGVKASILSTLTSKIISTMISNGMDIEDCVLTIAATLPVCSVREVAYSTFTIIHIIDNKEAEIIQYDNPNVILLRDGENLELPVTIMEVGGKIIYRSRIMLQKNDLFISMSDGVIHAGIGKSLNFGWQRKDVISFMETLYDVGFSAKTLTTILINECNNLYGGEPGDDATVCTIRIRKREPMNLVIGPPVNRNDCSKMMSLFFAKEGKHIVCGGTTSTIAADFLEKSLIPNLDFYDPEIPPTAEIEGVDLVTEGVITINKVLSYAQDYLEDNSSYTQWCYKQDGASKIARLLFEEATDINFYVGKAVNPAHQNPNLPINFNIKMRLIDELSECLKKMGKRIKVSYF
- a CDS encoding phosphotransferase; the encoded protein is MNLDRIIAVRTSKTIYRDNDKAIKVFDKDFSKSDILNEALNQARIEETGLNIPRIIEVTTIDGKWAIVSDYIQGKTLEQIMKEDPDKLETYLEMFVDLQIKVHSKKSILLNKLKDKMSRKISQADLDATTRYDLQTRLEGMPQHHKVCHGDFNPSNIIIKEDGTPFILDWSHATQGNASADVARTYLLFWLEGEIKTAEKYIDLFCKKTNTAKKYVQQWLPIVAASQLVKGKAEEREFLKQWANVVEYE